The following DNA comes from Nicotiana sylvestris chromosome 10, ASM39365v2, whole genome shotgun sequence.
ttAAACTAGCGATAGATGAGATCAACTACACGACAACGCCTTGGATCCGATGTTAGCTTGCTAAAATACGGATAGGACATGATTTTTGGGGGACGGGTGCGCTCCAatggagattttttttttaaaaatgggtgGGGGGAccgtttttgagttttgattctGTCTGGTCGGGGAAGAAGACTGGCCCGATATTTTATGTAGGTATAGCGCATATATAGGATGCGCTGTACCTGCCTGTCTTTTCAACTTCTGGTATAGTGCATCCTGTATATGCGCTATATATATTTTGACTGccaatttaaaattcaaatatagcGCATATGTTGCATACGCTATGCTTTAACGGACAAACGTGCCGTTAAGATATAGCGCATTCAACACATGTGTTATATATAAATTGGTGATCAGTTAGTTTTTCACTTATTTTTATACTTTGAGTCCAAAAAAGTAATATTTTGGTTTCGGGCTCCAGATCTAGATCTCAAGGTGACCTAAGCTAAAATCACATTCAATAAGGATGCAATTGCAATGATGCATGTCGTGAagacttagagcccgtttggatgaacttgttttaagtgacttttaagccaaaagccataagtcAGGAATTCTAGTTTTTTgcttatttttgtcattttggCTTAAAAATACTTTTTCACTTTATCCAAACACTACAAAATAACTTAAAAGCGATTTTGGCTTAAAAACACTTAAAATAAGCCAATCCAAATGGGCTCTCCGTACTTGAAAGATAGCGTAATTCTGAGTTCTGCCGTAAAAGGACTATAGGATATCTTCTATATTTTGTACCAAAAAACAACAAGAgtctgtttttttgtttttgtttttaaacTTCAAATTTGGCATAATTAGTGATTACTTGCAAAAATGTGAATGGCGATACCTCAGCGAAATGCATGACTTCATGACAATTAAAGGTCATTTGATTAAGTTTATTTATGCAGGgaagataatagaaaaaataatacagcaaaatacatagattatgagATAAAACAAAGGAAACGTTGAGCATATCTTTTACATACACTAGTTAAGATGGATAATCCTATATCAAGTCCATAAAAGTTGTGATGACATATGTACATTCAAACCTTTTTATAACAGTCACGTTTATTCCGATATTTTTTTGAATATTATAGTAAAGTGTTACTATAAAGAACTTATATTGTAACATAACATAAAAGATCAATTCCAAGAAAAACTTATTTTTTATAGTGAATGGTTATTATATAAAAGTATTATTATAAATAGGTTTGATTGTTGTATATTTTATCATAGAAACACATAAATTAGCTAGAGGAGTAGAAAATTAAAGTGAGAATATTTATGGAATTAATTGCATGAAATAAAGGACTTAAATGCAAAGGTTTCACCAAGTATGTTGCTTAGTTGAGATCAATGATTTCATATTTTCATTGAATATGGCATTATTTTGATTGTCATAAGCTTACTGAAGCAAAGCCCAcatgcaattttttttttctttaaaaaccagACTGCTCCAGTTGTCCTATTTATGATGTGTTGATCATTTACTTCCTTTCACACTAGCACTATCTATTAAATAGGAAGAGTAACTTTTCTATATTGACAATGTGAAAGGTTCTTATATTACAAGTCATTTCAAATATTTACAGGTAttttttcataaaaataaaattaataattaaaaaaaaaagataaaaaacgTACTATATATAGCTGattattaaattatatttatagtgtaaaaatattttattatattaaCAATTTATATAAGTTAAATCTTTCAAATATTAATGATAAATCTGAaattcaaaagcaataacatGACTCAATTTGTTAAATGTACAAGGCGCGGGTGTCCTATATATTAGCCTCTTTGTCATTTGGCTCCTCAAATTTGATTCCTTAAAGAAACAATTTATTTGCTAATGacattaaaaaaggaaaaaccTAAAGATGAAAAGAACTTGCTTATGGCATATAAATCTTTTGGTTTGAAGTTCTCCTGCTCCACCAGCGAGCGTTGTGGTGGAGTGGTAAGTACTCCTTCATCCTTAATTAGAAGTCTCGAATTTGAGTCCCTATGTATGGAGTCGTCTTTATTGGGGAGCGCTTTACTCTCAATGTAGGATTTCCCGGCGCGAATCCAAATTTAATCGGGCTCCAATATAAATATCGGACACCGcgtgaaaaacaaaaaaagaaaaaaaaaaagaaaaaggaagttcTCCTGCTCCACAAGGTAAAAGAAATGGGAGCATTATATTTTGGGTTGACGTAACTTTGACTTTCTTGTTTAAGAAAATGACCATTCTTATCTATCCTGTTAGGGCTTGTTTGGTACGTGGGATAAGAGATAATTAATTTCGGGATTAAATTTGAAATAAGTTTATTTTTTTGATTGGGATAATATCGTGGTATAACTAATCCCGGGGTATAGTATTTTTTTATCTCTATGGAAGGGTGGGATAAGTATTTCCATTTTTTTATCTCTATAAAAGAGTGGGATAAATATTCCCAAGATAACTAATTTCAGAATAATTAATCATGGGATAGTTTAtttcccaaccaaacgaccccttcttAAATCATAGAAGTTGGACCATGGTAATTTCTTGACATACACTATTAATTCCCCCGATTCATTTGCTTTGCTTGATTTGGTTGCACTGATATTTCAGATCAATACGAAATTCTTGAATGCGTTTTTACACCCTTTCGTGCCATTTTCCATTTGAATCATTCCTTTCTGGAATGATGTGATATTGCAATTTCTTTTGTTAATGAAAGATGATATTCGGCTTAAAGTATGTATATTTATATGCATATCGCCTCACATTTTACTCATGTTTCGTAGATTTCGGATGTGTAATGTGATAATTTACGCTAATTCGTGGTATTTTTATGTTAGGAGTCATCTAGAGGTAATGTGGGACGAAAGTACATGATTTGAAGCAAAAAGGGAACAAAGTGAGAAATTTGAACAGTGTAGCGCCCTGGGTATCGTGGGGTGCTACCTGTGGCGTAAATCCTAGAAGAACAAAATTTCAGCGATAGGGCTAGCGTCCCGCGCTACCCTGGGTACTGGTGACGTGAATTTGTCATATTTCGCCCGCGACTCAGTTATTTCTACCCCAAGAGCAAACCTATACCTATTTTGGCAAGGGAGACGCAACTTTGAGAGAGAAAACACAAGTACGAAACACTCGGGAGCACGGAATTCATCAATTCTTCCATTTTTCTTCTAGTATTCATAgcttttatatttgaaaataatgttTTGATGATTGTTATGAACATGAGTATCTAAGAACCTCAttattctggggttatgggtcGTTCTTGATTATTGTAAATTGACggttgattgttttgcttgacTTTAtcatattaatttatttattcaatcttgcacttaattATTCTATTTCGTAGCTAACAATAGAGTACTATCTACGAGTTtatagttgaactcgaaagtggaaactatagattgcatataggattgaatAGAGTAAGTTCATGAATCCAGGTATCGGAGAATAGATTCGTGATTAAGATAGACATACTCTAGTTGCCTTACTTGGTTATTTTTGTAGGAAATATACATGCATTCTCATCAAGTTTGATTCTATAGACATATAGTCTTAGATTGGCTTGAATAGGTGAGGAAAGTGTCGAAAGAACTTCGTGAGCATAATAAACCCTGCTAATCAACAAATTAGATAAGTCAAGTGATTACATCAACCCGAAAGAATAGGAGAGACATTAATCCCATAACCCTGGAATATCACCATCTCATTGTATTCTTCCTAAGTGTTTGGTTGCTCTATTTGTATTCTTAATTTCTTGCTTGCTTATTAGTTTAGTTCATAGCAATTTAGTTATAAAAATCATAATAATCTTCTTCATACTCACTTGAGCATTAAATTTATTAATAGCTTAGATTGGACAATAGTTGATCATAAGTCCTTGTAGGAAAAGGAATGATACTTTcttatcactttattacttgtcgaccacgtatacttgtaTGTGCATTTGAACCCAACAAATTTTTGGGGCCATTGCCGGGGATGTAGAAATTAGTTATTTGTTTGAAATAACCTCTTCTTTGTTTTGTTCAAATGTTAATCTATTTGTCTGTTTCTGACTCTACAGTTGTTTGCCTTGAATGCTAAGAAGAAGAAACAGTTTGAACAACCTTCCTCATCCTGATCCTGAACACGAAAGACTCTTACACAGGTTAAGGAGGGAGGCGGAAGAAAGAGCAAAAACTATAGTCCAACTACAACCAATCGAGATggcagaaaataaagaaagatcGGTAATTGAGGCAGCAAGGACTAGTCTCGCAAACATGACTCAGGCTATCGTGAAGCCTGATATAACTAGGCATTTTGAGCTGAAGTAACACATGGTGCAATTGATTCAATCCACAGGGCTATTTGTGGGGTTGTCACGTGAATATCCGCAGAGGCACATATTGAATTTTTTGGAGATTACAGATACATACAACTATCCGAACGTCCCTAAGGACTATGTCAGACTGATCTTGTTTCCTTTTTATCTGTTGGGGGAAGCAAAGGAGTGGTTGAACAAAGAGCTAACAAACTCAATCTgaacatgggatgatctagcacggAAATTCCTTATCAAATTCTTTCCCACAAGGAAAACAAAGTCATTGAGAAGCCAAATTCTGGGGTTTCAACAAAAAGATGGCGAGACTCTATGTCAAGCTTGGGAGAGATATAAAAAGCTACTTAGAGATTGCCCACATCACTGTCAGACTGATGAAGTCTTGGGTCATACTTTTGTTGATGGGTTAGACGAAGCATCGAAGATGAATCTCGATTCAACCTGTGGAGATAGTTGCATGGCTAGGACGTACACTGAAATCCAAACCCTGTTGAACAATTTCAGTACTAACGATAACAATTGGCAAGAAGACGAGGAACCACGGAGAACACTTAAACAAAGAGCAGCGGGTGTTATTGAGCTTGATGATTTCTCAGCCATGAGAGCAGGTATAGCAAAGTTAGTCAATCAAgtaaataagatgatgatgcaaCAAGTGAAACAGATGCAATAAGCGCAACATGTGCAACTAATTTCTACATATTGTGAGAATGTGGAGAAGGCCACACTAGTAACCACTGTCCATTGAATCTTGAATCCATTTATTATATGGGGCATCACAACAGGGGTCCGATGAACCAGAATACTCagtatgggaacacttacaattcAAACTAGAGAAACTATCCTAACTTCTCTTGGGATGGTAATCAGAATGGTAACAGGCCTCAAGGAAATTTTAGCATACCATAGACTCCACCACAACATGCAGAGGATAATACGAATGAATTGTTAAAGAAGCTCTTGTTTAATAATCAACAACTCCGTCTTGATAATCAACAACTTCGGACAGAATTCAAGAATTTGTAAAGGCAAGTTGGGAAAGTCACCTCCACTCAGAATGTTAGACCTAATGGGGCACTCCCAAGTGATACCCAGAAGAATCCCATTGAATAAGTGCAAGCAATTAATCTAAGAAGTGGGAAAGCATTGGAGGAGGTACCACCTAAAACGTATGTGTCTGAAGAAGTTTTTGAAAGATTGGTACCTCAACCAGAGGTAGAGCTGAAAATAAAGATGATAAATATAGGAAGGAGATAGAGGTAAGGCCACCACCACTATTTCCTCAAAGGTTACAAAAGTCGAAAGATAATTCCAAGTACAAAACATTTTTAGATATCTTAAGCCAGGTGCGGGTGAATCTACCTTTGATAGAAGTGCTACAAGAAGTTTCTAAATATGCCAAGTACTTGAGAGACATTGTGGCCAATAAAAAAAGGTTGACAAAGTTTGAAACTGttgcacttactgaggagtgGAATGCTAGAGTACAGAGTAAGCTCCCGCCTAAGTTGAAGGATCCTAGTTGTTTTACAATCCCCTTGGCGATTGGAAAACACGAGGTTGGTAAAGCCTTGTGCAATTTGGGAGCAAACATTAATTTAATGCCACTATCAATGTTCAAGCAGCTCAATTTTGGAGCCCCCAGGCCTATTACTATAACTCTACATCTAGCGGATCGATCATTAGCGGTGCCTGAAGGAATTATTGAAGATGTACTGTTGCGAGTGAGGAAGTTCATCTTTCCCGCCGATTTCATTATTCATGACTACATGGCCGATGAGGAGGTTCCAATTATTTTGGGGCAACCATTCTTGGCTACTGGAGGGGCACTTATTGATGTGAGGGAGGGCAAGCTAAAGGTGAGAGTGCATGATGAAGAAATCACATTTAATGTGTACAAGGCACTTAACCTTCCTAAGCATTATGAGGATTTGTGCATGATCTCTATGGTAGAATCAAAATTGATAGAGCAAGGTCCTTATGTGGAGTCTACATGcatgaaaaagaaaatcgagtTAGAAGAAGTGGTCTTGCGAGCTGAATGTATAAAGGTAAAAGAGAAAAGGGTCAGGGAGGAAAGAGGAGATCCTCCTAGAGCGCGCAAAAAGACAAAACTCCATGGAAAAAGGAGGAAGCGAAAGTGCCTAGCCTGAGCAGAGTAGCAGATTCGTTCCATGAATATAAATAAggtgcttgttgggaggcaacccagcatgtattttatttattcttatttttattcCTTTTAGTGTTacattttgtttatttttattttgcgtATTAGGGGAAGTACGAGTACCCGAAGTTGATGTTGATGAGAATGTTGAGCTTAAGTGTGGGGTTGTCCCGATCTTTAATATTGAGGATCATGTGCTAGCTAGGTCCTAGAGGGTCTCAGGAAATATTTCTCatccttgttttaatattt
Coding sequences within:
- the LOC104226879 gene encoding uncharacterized protein, with product MNLDSTCGDSCMARTYTEIQTLLNNFSTNDNNWQEDEEPRRTLKQRAAGVIELDDFSAMRAGIAKGRAENKDDKYRKEIEVRPPPLFPQRLQKSKDNSKYKTFLDILSQVRVNLPLIEVLQEVSKYAKYLRDIVANKKRLTKFETVALTEEWNARVQSKLPPKLKDPSCFTIPLAIGKHEVGKALCNLGANINLMPLSMFKQLNFGAPRPITITLHLADRSLAVPEGIIEDVLLRVRKFIFPADFIIHDYMADEEVPIILGQPFLATGGALIDVREGKLKVRVHDEEITFNVYKALNLPKHYEDLCMISMVESKLIEQGPYVESTCMKKKIELEEVVLRAECIKVKEKRVREERGDPPRARKKTKLHGKRRKRKCLA